One genomic region from Leptolyngbyaceae cyanobacterium JSC-12 encodes:
- a CDS encoding C-3'',4'' desaturase CrtD (IMG reference gene:2510094449~PFAM: Flavin containing amine oxidoreductase~TIGRFAM: C-3',4' desaturase CrtD): MVDKRVVVVGAGIGGLTAGALLAHRGYSVLMLDQALVPGGCASTFKRKGFTFDVGATQVAGLEPGGIHHRIFAELEIDPPAATQCDPACAVYLPGETEPINVWRDREQWKAERQRQFPGSEPFWQLLADLFQASWRFQSRDPVLPPRNAWDLWQLVKAVRPGTLITVPHTFSTVGDALRGYGLTHDRRLKTFLNMQLKLYSQVDADETALLYAATALSISQAPQGLFHLQGSMQALSDRLVKAFERDGGKLLMRHTVEQIHTENGRVTGVTIRNQKTNTIWTEPADQIVANVTVQNLVQLLGEQTPRGYRQRVDKLPPSSGAFVIYLGVDQRAIPENCPLHLQFLYDYDGPIAENNSLFVSVSKPGDGRAPDGKATIIASSFTDVNVWEGGHYFSLKQRYTDEALARLNQFFDLNEQTIEHIESATPRTFARYTARDRGIVGGIGQRISTFGPFGFANRTPIKHLWLVGDSTHPGEGTAGVSYSALTVVRQIEKVNE, encoded by the coding sequence ATGGTTGACAAGCGGGTTGTTGTAGTTGGAGCAGGAATTGGCGGGCTAACCGCAGGCGCACTGCTGGCACATCGGGGCTACTCTGTACTAATGCTAGATCAGGCATTGGTGCCAGGTGGGTGTGCTTCTACGTTTAAACGCAAAGGTTTCACGTTTGATGTGGGAGCAACACAAGTGGCAGGGCTGGAACCAGGGGGTATTCATCATCGCATTTTTGCCGAGTTGGAAATTGATCCGCCTGCGGCAACACAGTGTGATCCGGCGTGTGCGGTGTATTTACCGGGTGAAACGGAACCGATTAATGTATGGCGCGATCGCGAGCAGTGGAAAGCGGAACGACAACGGCAGTTTCCTGGCAGTGAACCATTTTGGCAATTGCTTGCTGATTTGTTTCAGGCTAGTTGGAGATTCCAGTCTCGTGATCCGGTGTTGCCACCACGCAATGCCTGGGATCTGTGGCAATTGGTGAAAGCGGTTCGTCCTGGAACGTTGATTACTGTGCCTCATACCTTCTCGACTGTGGGGGATGCCCTGCGGGGTTATGGGTTAACGCACGATCGCCGCCTCAAGACTTTTCTCAATATGCAATTAAAGTTGTATTCCCAGGTGGATGCAGACGAAACTGCATTGCTCTATGCAGCAACGGCATTGAGCATATCTCAGGCTCCGCAGGGATTATTTCACTTGCAGGGTAGTATGCAGGCACTGAGCGATCGCCTGGTAAAAGCCTTTGAACGAGATGGTGGCAAATTGTTGATGCGGCACACCGTTGAACAAATCCACACTGAAAACGGTAGGGTGACAGGTGTAACCATCCGCAATCAGAAAACCAACACCATCTGGACGGAACCTGCAGATCAGATTGTGGCAAATGTAACGGTGCAAAATTTGGTGCAGCTATTAGGCGAACAGACACCCAGAGGCTATCGCCAACGAGTGGATAAACTGCCACCCTCATCCGGTGCATTTGTGATTTATCTCGGTGTGGATCAACGCGCCATTCCTGAAAATTGTCCACTTCATCTGCAATTTCTCTACGATTATGACGGTCCCATTGCCGAAAACAACTCCCTATTCGTTTCCGTCTCTAAGCCTGGAGATGGACGTGCTCCAGACGGAAAAGCCACGATCATCGCCTCGTCGTTTACAGATGTGAATGTGTGGGAAGGAGGTCACTACTTTTCCCTTAAACAACGCTACACAGACGAAGCGCTGGCCCGCTTGAATCAATTCTTTGACTTGAATGAGCAGACGATAGAACACATTGAATCGGCAACGCCCCGGACGTTTGCCCGGTATACTGCCCGCGATCGCGGCATTGTGGGCGGCATTGGTCAGCGCATCTCCACCTTTGGTCCCTTTGGCTTTGCCAATCGCACCCCAATCAAGCATCTCTGGCTTGTAGGCGACTCGACCCATCCTGGCGAAGGCACCGCAGGCGTAAGTTACTCAGCGTTAACCGTTGTGAGGCAGATTGAAAAGGTTAATGAGTAG
- a CDS encoding protein of unknown function DUF928 (IMG reference gene:2510094450~PFAM: Domain of Unknown Function (DUF928)~manually curated~non-canonical start codon), which translates to MKNHPSLTALAFFQKLSPNHYVSNLDVWGYTIQDYPSFWFYIPGNTQSKYLVEFSLEEQDTRKIVYKTEIVTPNQSGIVEIALPETISPLEVSKPYRWVLSTTCEPGRSSDYRPTIQGVVIRIRLDQKLIEELSTATPLQQATLYATNGIWYDALTALAQLRQKFPQDNQIISNWRSLLQSVDLAEMVDQPFVKGAAVTTSALRNVPDSQNRCR; encoded by the coding sequence ATTAAGAACCATCCATCTTTAACTGCCTTAGCATTCTTTCAGAAATTATCTCCTAATCATTATGTATCAAATCTAGACGTTTGGGGATACACCATTCAAGATTATCCATCGTTCTGGTTTTACATTCCGGGAAATACTCAGTCAAAGTATTTAGTCGAATTTAGTTTGGAGGAGCAAGATACTCGAAAAATCGTTTATAAAACTGAAATCGTAACTCCTAACCAGTCAGGTATTGTTGAGATTGCTTTACCTGAAACAATTTCCCCTCTAGAAGTTAGCAAACCTTATCGCTGGGTGCTTTCCACAACCTGTGAACCTGGGCGATCGTCCGATTACCGCCCGACGATTCAAGGTGTGGTGATTCGGATCAGGTTGGATCAGAAGTTAATAGAAGAGCTATCAACTGCAACACCCTTGCAGCAAGCAACTCTTTATGCAACCAATGGCATTTGGTACGATGCGCTGACAGCCTTAGCGCAATTACGTCAGAAGTTCCCACAAGACAACCAAATCATTTCAAATTGGCGCAGTTTGCTACAGTCAGTTGATTTAGCAGAAATGGTTGACCAACCTTTTGTTAAAGGTGCTGCCGTCACAACATCTGCCTTACGCAATGTGCCGGATAGCCAAAACCGATGTCGATAA
- a CDS encoding hypothetical protein (IMG reference gene:2510094452) — protein sequence MKLKLLVRLKTAIAVAFWLSISTQVVFGQSLTQSVWFVPPERPTTLSLISMGQFPAALQRKMQG from the coding sequence ATGAAGTTAAAGCTGCTTGTGAGACTGAAAACCGCGATCGCGGTTGCATTTTGGCTATCGATTTCTACACAAGTGGTATTTGGGCAAAGCTTAACTCAATCAGTCTGGTTTGTGCCGCCTGAGCGACCAACAACCCTCTCTTTAATCTCTATGGGTCAATTCCCCGCTGCTCTGCAGCGTAAAATGCAGGGATGA
- a CDS encoding metalloendopeptidase-like membrane protein (IMG reference gene:2510094454~PFAM: Peptidase family M23) — MLWLILASVPGSASAFSEIKPLYLAQTSLDHLQDYQQQIERQRSHLSEERTRLQQLEGAAQNTLKDLQKGIKATTKQLQLGGERLQDETQKLRQLETKLALAEKSYEQKRSSTIARLQFLQRQRVDQGWAVLLQSQSLNEFLDRRYQLKRVHQADQQTLISLKLDADKLEQQRNAVEQKKNEITILTQQLLAQKGQLEALAIDQKNSIGRLTSDRRAMEVAEAQLERDSRAISALIMQRVAHGERVAFRGSGQMLLPVAGEITSPFGWRMHPVLGYERFHAGLDIGADYGATIYAAERGTVIFAGWYGGYGNTVIIDHGSNIITLYAHTSELYVVEGQTVQRGQAIAAVGSTGLSTGPHLHFEVRRDGEPTDPIAFL; from the coding sequence ATGCTCTGGCTTATCTTGGCAAGCGTGCCTGGTTCGGCATCTGCTTTTTCAGAAATAAAACCGTTATATCTTGCCCAAACCTCTCTCGACCACTTGCAAGACTATCAACAGCAAATTGAACGGCAGCGATCGCACCTTTCAGAAGAGCGCACCCGTCTTCAACAATTGGAAGGAGCCGCACAGAATACATTAAAAGACTTGCAAAAAGGGATTAAAGCCACCACAAAGCAACTTCAGCTTGGTGGAGAGCGGCTTCAGGATGAAACTCAAAAATTAAGGCAGTTAGAAACCAAGTTAGCACTGGCGGAAAAGTCCTATGAACAGAAGCGCTCATCAACGATTGCGCGGTTGCAATTTTTACAACGGCAACGAGTTGATCAGGGATGGGCAGTTTTGCTACAAAGCCAGAGCCTGAATGAGTTTTTGGATCGGCGTTATCAACTAAAACGAGTTCACCAGGCTGACCAACAAACGCTCATCAGTTTGAAATTGGATGCAGATAAACTGGAACAGCAGCGTAATGCCGTTGAACAAAAGAAAAATGAAATTACAATTCTCACACAACAATTGCTAGCGCAAAAAGGTCAATTGGAAGCACTTGCAATTGATCAAAAAAACTCAATTGGGCGGCTAACGAGCGATCGCCGAGCAATGGAAGTTGCTGAAGCCCAACTAGAGCGCGATTCTCGTGCTATTAGTGCGCTGATTATGCAGCGAGTTGCTCACGGTGAACGTGTGGCATTTCGGGGGAGTGGGCAAATGCTATTGCCCGTTGCCGGAGAAATTACAAGTCCCTTTGGTTGGCGGATGCACCCGGTTCTTGGGTATGAACGATTTCATGCTGGATTAGACATTGGCGCAGATTACGGCGCAACTATCTATGCGGCGGAACGAGGAACTGTAATTTTTGCGGGCTGGTATGGAGGCTATGGGAATACCGTGATCATTGATCATGGTAGTAACATTATCACCCTGTATGCTCACACTAGCGAACTTTATGTCGTTGAAGGACAAACTGTTCAGCGAGGACAGGCGATCGCCGCAGTGGGATCTACAGGGCTTTCCACTGGACCTCACCTGCATTTTGAAGTGCGTCGTGATGGAGAACCGACCGATCCAATCGCATTTCTTTAA
- a CDS encoding hypothetical protein (IMG reference gene:2510094455), with translation MAINQYSRAIAILPSLEAIGQAVDQLVFSGFPLAQIFLVGKDPQVTIREDASRIGKVSVKELLHEANLDTITGSTTTLKRGVMVGNLTGGITGLLVGIGLLTVPGVGEIVLASAFLYLLSTVGIGTLTGGALGALVGQGITERLAKSYTDQVAQGNYLLIVSGSESDIFRAEQILYIQGIQSHRWSQ, from the coding sequence ATGGCTATTAATCAATACAGCCGTGCGATCGCAATTCTTCCGAGCCTGGAAGCGATTGGACAGGCGGTGGATCAACTCGTTTTTTCTGGTTTTCCGCTAGCTCAAATCTTTTTGGTTGGGAAAGACCCGCAGGTAACAATTCGAGAAGACGCAAGTCGGATTGGCAAGGTTTCAGTCAAAGAGCTGCTGCATGAAGCAAATCTTGACACAATTACTGGCTCCACCACCACTCTAAAGCGTGGAGTCATGGTTGGTAATCTCACTGGTGGAATCACAGGGCTGCTAGTAGGGATTGGGTTGTTGACTGTTCCAGGGGTTGGAGAAATTGTTTTGGCATCAGCCTTTCTCTATCTTCTCTCCACAGTTGGAATTGGAACATTAACAGGTGGTGCTTTAGGGGCGTTAGTTGGGCAAGGAATAACGGAGCGACTTGCTAAAAGCTACACAGATCAGGTGGCACAAGGTAATTATCTTTTAATTGTGAGCGGCAGTGAATCTGATATTTTTCGTGCTGAACAGATTCTCTACATTCAGGGAATCCAATCTCACCGCTGGAGCCAGTAA
- a CDS encoding Inward rectifier potassium channel (IMG reference gene:2510094456~PFAM: Inward rectifier potassium channel) gives MNPDGRISILRSGDHYNPWKDLYHRLLTMSWLQFLGLVASLYIITNLLFACAYLIGEENIANAQPGSLFDAFSFSIQTMATIGYGAMYPKTFYAHILVAFEAFVGLLGVAMATGLMFARFSRPTARVLLSNKAVIMPYNGIPTLMFRAANKRGNQILEARLWVTLIREETTVEGYTMRRIYDMKLLRSHSPFFVLTWTAMHPIDEESPLYGETPDSLANSDAEILISLTGIDETVAQTVHTRHAYAVRNILWNHKFIDVVSTLPTGQRMIDYAHFHDVEPLEL, from the coding sequence ATGAATCCTGATGGACGCATCAGCATTTTGCGATCAGGCGACCATTACAATCCATGGAAAGACCTGTACCATCGGCTTTTGACCATGTCTTGGCTCCAATTTTTGGGGCTGGTTGCGAGCTTATATATCATTACCAACTTGCTATTTGCATGTGCCTACTTAATCGGTGAAGAAAATATCGCCAATGCCCAACCAGGCTCACTGTTTGATGCTTTTTCATTTAGCATCCAAACTATGGCAACCATTGGCTACGGTGCCATGTATCCTAAAACCTTTTATGCCCATATTCTGGTGGCGTTTGAAGCGTTTGTCGGCTTGTTAGGCGTGGCGATGGCAACTGGACTGATGTTTGCTCGCTTCTCCCGACCAACAGCACGCGTATTACTTAGTAATAAAGCCGTTATCATGCCCTACAATGGCATCCCGACGCTGATGTTTCGAGCAGCAAACAAGCGCGGCAACCAAATTTTGGAGGCACGGCTCTGGGTAACGCTGATTCGCGAAGAAACAACCGTTGAAGGCTACACCATGCGCCGCATCTACGACATGAAATTACTCCGAAGTCACAGTCCATTTTTTGTGCTCACGTGGACAGCAATGCATCCAATTGATGAAGAGAGTCCACTTTACGGAGAAACACCTGACTCTCTGGCAAATAGTGACGCGGAGATTTTAATTTCCCTGACCGGGATTGACGAAACCGTAGCTCAAACAGTGCATACTCGTCACGCTTATGCAGTCCGCAATATTCTTTGGAATCACAAATTTATCGATGTTGTTTCCACCCTTCCCACTGGGCAGCGCATGATTGATTATGCCCATTTTCATGATGTAGAACCCTTGGAGTTGTAG
- a CDS encoding dTDP-4-dehydrorhamnose reductase (IMG reference gene:2510094457~PFAM: RmlD substrate binding domain~TIGRFAM: dTDP-4-dehydrorhamnose reductase): protein MTRILLTGANGQVGEELRQTLTPLGEVISVDRTLWDMSEPDAIRPVVQTVQPNLIVNAAAYTAVDKAESEPELAHAVNGKAAQVIAEEAEKLGAGLIHISTDYVFDGKHSSPYLETDSTNPLGVYGKSKLLGEEVVRQHCQKHMIIRTAWVYGIQGKGNFVKTMLRVGAQRDELRVVTDQIGAPTWAKDLASAIAHLAPQLTTDTAGTYHYTNSGVCSWYDFAIAIFEEAQALGFPLQVQRVIPITTEEYPTPARRPAFSVLSLKKTSALLGEHPPHWRQSLRKMLVELHKSASN from the coding sequence ATGACGCGAATTTTGTTAACTGGCGCAAACGGACAGGTGGGTGAAGAACTGCGGCAAACGCTTACTCCGCTTGGTGAGGTCATTTCCGTTGATCGCACGTTGTGGGATATGTCTGAACCAGATGCGATTCGCCCGGTCGTACAAACGGTTCAACCTAATCTGATTGTGAATGCAGCAGCTTACACGGCGGTTGATAAAGCTGAAAGCGAACCTGAGTTGGCCCATGCAGTGAATGGTAAGGCGGCTCAAGTGATCGCGGAAGAAGCTGAGAAATTGGGGGCTGGACTGATTCATATCTCGACCGATTATGTGTTTGATGGCAAACACAGTAGTCCCTATCTGGAAACTGATTCAACAAATCCGTTAGGTGTCTACGGAAAATCAAAGTTGCTGGGGGAAGAAGTTGTGAGGCAGCACTGCCAGAAACACATGATTATTCGCACAGCCTGGGTGTACGGTATACAAGGCAAGGGAAATTTCGTCAAAACGATGTTGCGAGTGGGCGCTCAACGGGATGAACTGCGAGTTGTGACAGATCAAATCGGTGCGCCTACGTGGGCTAAGGATCTGGCATCAGCGATCGCCCACCTGGCTCCCCAGCTCACAACGGACACCGCGGGCACCTATCATTACACCAACAGTGGCGTCTGTAGCTGGTACGATTTTGCGATCGCCATCTTTGAAGAAGCTCAAGCTCTCGGCTTTCCACTTCAGGTGCAACGGGTAATCCCCATTACCACCGAAGAATATCCCACTCCTGCCCGTCGTCCTGCTTTTTCAGTGTTATCTCTCAAGAAAACTAGTGCCCTTCTAGGAGAACACCCGCCCCACTGGCGACAAAGCCTCCGCAAAATGCTAGTTGAGTTACACAAATCAGCTAGCAATTAA
- a CDS encoding TM2 domain protein (IMG reference gene:2510094458~PFAM: TM2 domain), translating to MGSKLLHTWQELVMNNIGTAYVLWLGCLLQLHGLQRLYNGKIFTGFLWLFTFGLMGFGQLIDLMLIPGMVEEHNANYRAKHGILPPNAPHLQPMIQRVVAQELAPPPMATLNRDRLVVKLVKAAHARNGKLSVTQGVMDTEASFAEVETALRGLIKTGYVDAYNDPDTGVVMYEFREL from the coding sequence ATGGGGAGCAAGCTTCTCCACACTTGGCAAGAACTGGTTATGAACAACATTGGCACTGCCTATGTTCTCTGGCTTGGCTGTCTCCTCCAGCTTCATGGGCTTCAGCGTCTTTACAATGGTAAGATTTTTACTGGTTTTTTGTGGTTGTTTACGTTTGGGTTGATGGGATTTGGTCAATTGATTGATTTAATGCTGATCCCTGGCATGGTTGAGGAACATAATGCTAACTATCGGGCAAAGCATGGCATACTGCCGCCTAATGCACCTCATTTGCAGCCTATGATTCAACGGGTGGTGGCGCAGGAGTTGGCGCCGCCGCCGATGGCTACACTCAACCGCGATCGCCTCGTTGTCAAATTGGTCAAAGCTGCTCATGCTCGGAATGGTAAGCTGTCTGTAACCCAGGGTGTGATGGATACAGAAGCCAGCTTTGCAGAAGTAGAAACAGCCTTGCGAGGACTGATAAAAACGGGCTACGTGGATGCTTACAATGATCCAGATACTGGCGTTGTGATGTACGAATTCCGCGAACTATAA
- a CDS encoding Mg-protoporphyrin IX monomethyl ester (oxidative) cyclase (IMG reference gene:2510094459~PFAM: Rubrerythrin~TIGRFAM: magnesium-protoporphyrin IX monomethyl ester aerobic oxidative cyclase), protein MVDSLKKPAFEEMRPGIKVPAKETILTPRFYTTDFDAMAKMDISPNEDELQAILEEFRADYNRHHFVRDEEFTQSWDHIDGETRQLFVEFLERSCTAEFSGFLLYKELSRKLKDRNPVLAECFSLMSRDEARHAGFLNKAMSDFNLQLDLGFLTKSRKYTYFQPKFIFYATYLSEKIGYWRYITIYRHLEQHPENRIYPIFRFFENWCQDENRHGDFFDAIMRAQPEYLNDWKAKLWCRFFLLSVFATMYLNDVQRSGFYASLGLDAREYDKYVIEKTNETAARVFPVILDVAKPEFYDRLEVCVKNNEKLSAIANSKTLKPIQFFQKLPYYISNGWQFLKLYLMKPIDVEKTHGVVR, encoded by the coding sequence ATGGTAGATTCCCTTAAAAAGCCTGCTTTTGAAGAGATGCGTCCTGGCATCAAAGTTCCAGCCAAGGAAACCATCCTCACGCCCCGCTTCTACACTACGGACTTCGATGCGATGGCGAAGATGGATATTTCTCCCAACGAGGATGAATTGCAAGCCATCCTGGAGGAGTTTCGGGCAGATTACAACCGTCATCACTTTGTTCGGGACGAGGAGTTTACTCAATCCTGGGATCACATTGATGGTGAAACGCGCCAACTGTTCGTTGAATTTCTAGAACGCTCCTGTACTGCTGAATTCTCTGGATTCCTGCTTTATAAAGAACTTAGCCGCAAGCTAAAGGACCGGAATCCTGTGTTAGCAGAGTGTTTTTCCCTCATGTCTCGGGATGAGGCTCGTCATGCTGGCTTTTTGAACAAAGCCATGTCTGATTTCAACCTCCAACTTGACCTAGGCTTTTTGACCAAGAGCCGTAAGTATACCTATTTCCAACCTAAATTTATTTTCTACGCAACCTATCTATCTGAAAAGATTGGTTATTGGCGATACATTACTATCTATCGCCATTTAGAACAGCATCCTGAGAATCGCATCTACCCGATTTTCCGCTTCTTTGAGAACTGGTGCCAGGATGAAAACCGTCATGGTGACTTCTTTGATGCCATTATGCGGGCACAACCTGAGTATCTGAATGACTGGAAAGCAAAGCTGTGGTGCCGTTTCTTCCTGCTGTCGGTGTTCGCCACAATGTATCTAAACGATGTACAACGATCCGGCTTCTATGCATCGTTGGGGCTGGATGCACGCGAATACGACAAGTACGTAATTGAAAAGACCAACGAAACTGCTGCTCGTGTCTTTCCAGTAATACTGGATGTGGCAAAGCCGGAGTTTTATGATCGCCTGGAAGTGTGTGTGAAGAACAATGAAAAACTATCGGCGATCGCAAACTCCAAGACACTGAAGCCAATTCAGTTCTTCCAGAAATTGCCATACTACATTTCTAATGGCTGGCAATTCTTGAAGCTATACCTCATGAAGCCGATTGATGTTGAAAAAACTCATGGTGTCGTGCGTTAA